The Tautonia rosea genomic sequence CGTATGTGAGCAGAAAATTGCTTGAGAGAACGAGCCCCGTCATCGAAAAGACGAAGAGGCCGAACACGAAAAAGAACCGAGGATAACCCGGATCTCCTGCCATGTAACCTGCGGCAAAGATGGCGACAAGTGACGCAACGAATGTCACCATCCCGAGCATCATGGTCGTAAGACCATCCACTCGGAACTCGATCGGAACCATCAAGGAAGCGTCTCGGAGATTGACCTTAGAGGCTTGGTCTGAATCGATCGACTGATCAATGTTGATCCAGGTGTAGACCTGGGTGACTTCAGACCCATCGGTTCCCAGAAGGATCGTGAGACTGAGCAGGAACGAAAGGGCGATTCCAGCGATGACTGGCAGGTGGTTCCAGCCCTGCAGTCGCCGGCCGCCGACGAAGGCGATGAGCCCGCCCAGAAGGGGCAATAGCGGGATCAGCCAGACGTTGCGGATCAGCGACTCAACCACGACGTTGCTCCCAAGGCTGGCGAGGGTGCGGCGGTTCCACGCCGGACGGTGTCAGGTTCGGATAACTTTCTGGACCAGGCAGGGGGACGTAAGGCTCGGCCTTGTCCGTCTCCAACGATTCGGGCAAGCCGGACTCTCGGAGGCCTTGCCAAAGCGAGATATCGAGTGAGCGATTTCGGTTGAAGAGAACCAAAATCAGGGCGAGGGCCAAGGCGGCTTCACTGGCGGCAACGGTAAGCATCACAATCGTGAAGACCTGCCCTGTCCAGTTCCCGTGGAATCGGCTGAACGCGACAAGGGTCAAGGCGGTGCCCTGGAGCATCATTTCGGCTGAGAGAAACATGAC encodes the following:
- the nuoK gene encoding NADH-quinone oxidoreductase subunit NuoK, whose product is MPDYAFSFDQLSNYLIIGAVLMSLGMLGFLSRRNLIVMFLSAEMMLQGTALTLVAFSRFHGNWTGQVFTIVMLTVAASEAALALALILVLFNRNRSLDISLWQGLRESGLPESLETDKAEPYVPLPGPESYPNLTPSGVEPPHPRQPWEQRRG